The region AGAACGGCGGATAAGATTGATGAGATTtggaaggatgaggatgtcAGGGGATGGGGGAGGGTTGTCCTCTCAATCAATTCTGCACGCATTGGAGAACGAGAGCGGGCGATACGGCATCTGACGAGCGAAAGATGGGTTTTTGATGATGCAGGTATGGCTTCTTATAATTTTGTCGCTGTTATTCGTGAAGGTGAGCTAATTGTTGGGATAGGGTTCGCGGTTAGAGGGGGTGATGGTTGGTTTTATTTGCTTCCCGAGCTGGTTGGTACTCAGACTGTCACTAACCTTATGGCTTAGGGGGGACGCCACCGCCGTTCATGCCTGGGAATGCAGGGTATCTGCTTGCAAGTAAGTCGCAGCCTGTCGTGGTCATGGGAATCATGAAACTGACGGGCGCGGTAGTTGCGTATATGGCTGCTGGCTGGGAAGGGTCTGAAGGACATGCTCCCGGGTTTCCTGAGGATGGAAGTTGGGTGGTTAAGCATGAGGGGCTCTTAAGAGCATTGTAAGTACTTCACAGTCGAAGTATATAAGACTGCAGGCGTTAGTTACATGGCAATGCCGAACGGTGGTCGACTCTCGATTCTCTAGGTCTAGTAGGTTCCACATTCATTCCCTAAGCCTGCCCCTAGATTTTTTTCTCGCAAATAGTATAGGCCTCTACCTCCGCAATATATGTTTTCGCCGGGATGGTGACAGCAATAGGGAACCCTCCATAGTCTGGGTCCTCGTTCGGCATGATAAGAAACTCGCCGCTTCTTGTCTCATCGCCATTCAACACTCTCAACGTCCTAAGCTCGCCTGTTTCACTATcgacctccttctcctgcgcTTCCAAGATCCCTGTGAATGTAACGGTGTCGTCTAGCCCACGAAACCGGACCTGGAATCCGCGTCCAACCACAAGAAACCTGTATGACGTTTCGTCATACAGCTGGATTATCATGCCCCCACCAGGACCAGGTTTTCCGAAAACAAAGGCGCGTTCAATAATCACTTCGATGTTTCCGAACACCTTTGTCCACTTCTGCTTTCCTTTTGGTGAACCGGTCTCCGGCAGCTCATCGAAGAAAAATCCCATCCGCTGCCTTGGGGGGGAGTTGAGCAGATACCCTGCTGTCTGTGAAAGAAGCCTATATTCTTTTCCGATTTTTGTAGCTTCTGTGTCAACACCAAAAGGGCTCGTGCCTAGTGCCCCATAACTTGCGTACGCCAGCCATACCCTTCTTGCTCCATGGTCATCGCGCCGTTGTTCAGGTATAAACAGTGGATTCGTTGTGGGGACTGTGTAATCCTGACATACCCGTTCATAGTCATGGAAATATAGGTCTGGCGCGAGGAAGTCGAGTGCCGGTGCGTTGAAGCGCCATATATCGGAGACGTGCGGGCAGGGCCCTCCACTGGGGTATATTCCGGGCCGCGCGCCTCCGCCAACAACGTTAGGATACCCATGGAGATCCAAAACCGAGGGGTCATCGAAGTTTAGCCATGTGTTTGTGTAGAGAGGGATCGGGTATGCTTTCTTTCCCGCATCAGCGACGTGGCCTACGTACTCTGAAATATAGTGGGCCATGAAGGCTTCGTCTGCTGCGGTGCCAGGGCCAAAGATGCTTTCCCAGGCATAGGTCTGACCATCGTTGATCTCACCCGAGGGTGGAAGTCTGTTTCCAAAGCGTTCGATAAACCGAGGATGTAGACTCTTGGATGTAGagagatgacgaagaagctcAGGAGGAAAACCTTTTGCAAATACCCTCTCCGCCACAGTCGACCGATCCCTCGAGTCTCCCAGGAGGCCCGTCTCATTCTCAACCTGCACCATGACGACTGTACTATGTTGGCTGTCAAATTCCTTCAGGTGCTCCATTAGCTTCCCGAACGCGCGCGCATCAGCTTTCCACCCTTCCTCGGTGAACGGACTGATCATCTCGATTGTCCTCTTCCGACCTTTGTCCGCATCCCAAACTTGCACCCTGGGAAACCTTACAATATCTCTCTTCACCCAGGGTGGTACATACGTCGAGACTCCGTTCTTATAACTTCCGAACCAGAGTAATACTAGATATAGCCCGTGTTTCCGTGCGTCAGTAATGACCGAATCCAGTTCGGTAAAGTCAAATTGACCCTCAACGGGCTCGACCATTTCCCAGGTAACGGCGCCGAGAAGGGTGTTGATGCATTGTTCTTTCATGTAATTCCAAACAGTGGACATGTATCTGGCagaggagagcgaggagttGTGTAGTTCGCCCGGAAGGAGGAGGACCGGCTTGTCTTTGACGACAAGCTGGAACCCATTAGGGGTTTGAGCGAGGTGAGGCAAGGACATTTGTATAATCGGGCTGAGAAAAAAAGATGCCGCTAACATTCAAAGCATTGACAGGCAAGGCTCTTAAGTAGGCGTTAATCAATGACCGCATTGGTAGCAACCATACGCGGAGTACAACGCCCGTTCCACTTAAGGAAACGATAACCATTCTTCGTAATACTGTTCTGATAGCGCAGCGATCCCTGACCACTAGCATTGCTCTGTTCAGAACATTGGCGCTGGCTTCGCATAAACCTCGGATATACTCACGAGCTCGCCAACACCGCATATAAAAGACTGGTCTGGTTGGGAATATCTTCGATTAAACCTCGGATGCTGCCGCGTCACGTTGGCAGTTTCCTGTGAACTAGTTGGTTGAAGGAACGTAGCATGCCAATGCAGTTTAACATGCTATATCCTACACAGGTTAAATTGCAGCAGAGGAGCAAATCGAACAGGCCcttcccatctccccggGCCATTTTCCTTAGCTCTACTGTCCCATTGAGAACAGGGTCCGGAGTAATCGCCAACGGAATTAGCCGAGAGAGTATATAAACTCCTCATCGACTGTTTCCGTCTGAACTACAGTGGTGCCAGGATAACTAATCGATAAACAAATATCCGAATATAAATTTTTCTGGTAGCCTGCCCAAACTCTAGCTAGAGACCTAAAACTGTGCTAATGATTCTGCTGTTAAAGTGTGAAATGTTATGGTACTAATATTTCTCACAGATGTGTAATTCTAATTTACGTCAATACTGCATAATTTCACTCATTGAAGCTTTTGGACTATTCTTAGTAGAGTGaaaggagatgctggttttGGCATTACCAATTATTTCAGACGAAGTTTTGATTGTCATAAAAAGCTACTAACTACTCTGGTGAAAGAAAAAGCGTGAACAGATCCATCTCGGTATTCAGTTAAGATAAAAATGATGTCCAGATAACCCTCCTGCAGCTCATTTTCTTGATGGCCGATGTTGGTCATCGCTGCAATCCCAAAGGAAAATGGGCCTGTTGAAGGACCGCTTCATACTATGGACGATAGAACACAttagaaaagaaacagacgTGGCTGCATCAAAAATGAGGTTGAAGCTCTCCATAGAGATCGGACCAAACGCAACCAAAGCCTAATGCTTGCACCTCGCATCCTCCTGCACAATAACTGACCAATTGTCATTGTGGTCAATGACGCCGCCAGACacatccttgcccttgtaTTTCGTCAAGCACTTGTGGTAGACGTCCTGCGCTCCTTCGCGTATGTGCTGGTACAACATGGTCTTGTAGTGCTTTTTGTCCTGATAGTTATGTAAAGTCAGCCATGACGTCGTGACAGATAGAAAGTATATAGAGGATGTTGTGAAAGACTCACCTCGTTACACCAGCGGATGCTGGTACTGTAGAAGCAGTAAACTTCGCCGCAGGTGTTGGGTTCCAGACCCATGGATGGTTCAAGAGAACCTCCAGGACCGCTGATGCCCCCGTTCATCTCAATGTAGCGCAGCTGGTCGAGGCCGTGTCTGAAGCCGTCGGCAGGGGCAGCAATGGCTTTTCCGGCGCAGTGGATAGCCTGGTAAGAAAGGTGATTAGAGTGTTACATGAAATGCTAACCAAGGATGAAATAGATTGAGTCAAAAGAATATAAGTAAGTCAGTGGGAAATGAAGCACTTACACCGCAGGCCATGGTGGCAAGGACAGATATCATAATGGCAATAACCTGAATTATGGCACACATATCGGTGTTCAAGGGAGTGAACGTGTTTTCTTTGTTGGTGGAAGGATTtaagaagatgaagagatgCTTGATGGAACAGAGAGAAGATCCGGATACTTGACCAAAGCAAAGGCTTTATAAGACCACGAGGAAAATGATGGTGGGTGGGACATGGAAGAGGAGAGGCAGAGCTGGGTTATTTATGCATGTCCTGGGCttccttgaagaagattTTCGACTCTGAAAGAGGTATGGGAGAGTAATTGTTAATGAAACAATCTGTGAATGACCATTTAAAACCACACATTGTCAGATGTGTTATATTGAATATGATACAATTCACTCAGTCATGCCAGTGGAAAATCTTGTTACATGCAATGCTTAAATATAACAGACTGACATTCTTTATAGTTACAGGATGAGACTAAGTAATTTTGTTTCCTCCAGTctctttatcttctttgGTAGGTGACCGCTGTCACTGTGATCCAGCTCCTGATTTACTCATGTACTTTGACTAGCAACacttcttgggcttctctTTGCCAATGTATTCCCATTCCCATCCCTAACTCTAAGCCTATCTTAATGTGCAGCTTTAGTTTCTGCGGTGAATCTTTTGCTATACTTTCAGAAAGGCGGTTCGGGTAGGAACTAGTGTCGTCATTTTGCTAGCAGCTCAAATGCCGCCTAAGTACATAACAATATATCAACCGTCTCCAGGTCCCTAATAAGATACCAGATATGCACAACATTCAAAATCTCAAGGTCAGTTCAAAGCGAATGGCGCGAGAACATGTGTGTTCCCACCAAGTCCATTATCCCATGCCTGCAAGACGCGGTTACAATGTCCTGTAGATATAGCCATAACACGTACGTAGCTATGGCCTCCAAATTTTTAATCGCTCCGGGCTCAAAGACAAGTTCATGGTCTATGTGTAGAAGACATCAGTTAGCGGAGAGCATGGACTGTCTAGCGGATGAAGCCAGAAATAATGCCCTCCTGCTATTCGGAGGGTACTCCGTGTGCCTCTCCCATCACTGTTCGCAGCCATTCCAGCTGCCAGTTTAGACATGAGGATTTCCATTTCTGACAATATTTGTGAAACTAGAACCCTTCTTGAGTTTCTCTGGAACTGCTCGAGCGACTCTCATATTGCAGCACTCCTGTCTTCATGATGGCCATTGGCTACTCGAGAAAATCATCATTTCACTTGCAGCTCTGGTGATAGAGATATTCACCATGAAAatttcttcctcatccttggCTGACATTTGATGGCTCTGCATCACAATATATAAGACTTCAAATTTTGCTGGAAAatttccttccttctctagcATCCCTGTCCTCAATACACATCAAATTTCAGTACTAAGTCTACTAAGCCTCCCAAAGCAAAGGTCCTCGCATAATTACCACCCAGAGCTACTTTGATTTGTAGCTGTCCAAGTTCAGAGACCAATATGtacttcaacaacagcactCGAGCTCTACTCGTAGTCGTGGCCGTATTCGCTGTCATGGTTTCCGGTGTAAGTTGCCTATTCTCTACCTCCCTTCTATCAATCACTCTCATTTAGATACAGTCCATATTAAACCTTTGCATTCTCTAGCACCACGTCCGCTGCGCTGGCAAAGCCCTCGCAGCCCCCACAAAAGACTTGAAAGACGCGATCACCTACCTTCGCGCCATGGCGGACGGGAAGCTCTGGCACTCTGGTGACATTCCCGCGCCTCCAAAGGTCCACACCCTTCGCCCGAACTCTTGTGAGCAGATTGCATGTATTCAAAATGCAGAGGTTAGGTGGTGCAACGATGTACGTGGTCCCCTCAGCCCGGATGATATCAGGAATGGTGTGAAATTGATGTCTAATGGATTTGCGTTGCTAGGATACTACCAAGTCTCGTAGTATGGAGGTCAAGCATATTGCCGAAGGTGCCTCCGTTCTTCTAAATGAGTGCAAAGATATCTATAAGGGAGAGGAAGTCGCTGGTGGACTGCTTACACACCCGGATAAATGGTCTGTTATCGTGCAGGAGCCCGCTAAGTGCAAGGTTCACACTTGGCAGGGATGAAATTTCTTCTCTGATCTGACCCGGAGTTTCATATATCCTTGGACGATTTAGAGTTCATTGGTTATATATTCTTTGTTCTTTTGGCCTCCTGCTGGCTCTCGACGGTCCCTTTACCTTCTGGTCTGCTTCTGTCTTAGTATGTGTTGTTGACTACCCAATAAAACGGTTTGTAGTTAACTAGCTGTTCTCAACAATGTCTGAATACAAACCCTGATCATGCGGTAAAAAGGCCGTGGTTTCTCATGGCCTCTTTCCAGCTGGTACTATAGCATTCCTTGAAAGACAAGCTCTGTTCGATGGAGAGGTGCCTTTTTCCGCAGTTGTCCCTGTTGTGAACTAGCCCAAGGATCGATTAGCCACAACGTATGAAATCAAGTAGCTTCAGGGCTACAAGATGAGTTTCTCAACTCAGTTGTCGTTTTCTACTTTCAAGGTAGTGCTGTCGTATCAATATCATCGAGCTCCAAGCCGGGCCAAGTTGACGATCCTATAGTGTGCGTGTTAAGCTGTGAACAGGTCCTTATCATGTTACTTGTCTTTAACACCTACAAACTAAGCACTTTGAAGTCAATAGAAGCGGGATAGTATATATTCCCTCCAGACAAATCTGCTGCTGTGTGAGTAACAGGCTTGTGAATAGTTTCATATGCACACAAAGGCAATTCAGTATTGGTATTATCTTTGCCTCATGTCCATACACTGGCTATCAACAGCTAGAATCTTCACAAACATCTAGATCTAACAAATTCTCGTGCTTCGTCGAAATATTAATCATGGATACACCGTAAATGACATCCATGTCTCCAGCGAGAAGCTCTTCTCTTGCCTTGGAAAAATAATTAACTGGaggacaagacaagacgaaGGTCCGGACAAAGCATGCACAATATAAGATACTGCTTTCGCGGCAtaattttatttttttattcttgTCTCGTTGATTATTTCTATTCACCTAGCAGATTTCCGCAACGTCGAGTCGGCCGGGTCTTGCAACCATTCAGTTAATCGAAACAGCCTTTTGCCCTTTTAAACCTACTAACTACCCGGCTGCTTCCGTTTCTGCGTACTTAGCGCCGTCCTGATAGTCTACAAGCACTTAACGCCCATCTGATGGCCGCTTGATGTATATCAGGTCTACCTCGAGCGCTGATAAAACCAAATTCAGTGCGAGCAGTGTAGTATGTCCATTTGAAATGCTGCGCGATGCCGCAGAGCCTGCCAATTGACCAGAGAGAATCCGAACCCCGAGTACGTTTCTGTGCGCAAATATCCCACTCAAACAGCAAGCCCATCTAGCTCTTGGAATATCACAGAGAGTACATGACTGACTGTCGTATATGTCAAGCTAGCCGTGCTGTTCAAAGCCCGCTTTTAGCTGTTGCGGCTGGGCTGGCAGTTAGGGCTTGATGC is a window of Aspergillus nidulans FGSC A4 chromosome VI DNA encoding:
- a CDS encoding putative beta-galactosidase (transcript_id=CADANIAT00010299) — encoded protein: MSLPHLAQTPNGFQLVVKDKPVLLLPGELHNSSLSSARYMSTVWNYMKEQCINTLLGAVTWEMVEPVEGQFDFTELDSVITDARKHGLYLVLLWFGSYKNGVSTVQVWDADKGRKRTIEMISPFTEEGWKADARAFGKLMEHLKEFDSQHSTVVMVQVENETGLLGDSRDRSTVAERVFAKGFPPELLRHLSTSKSLHPRFIERFGNRLPPSGEINDGQTYAWESIFGPGTAADEAFMAHYISEYDYTVPTTNPLFIPEQRRDDHGARRVWLAYASYGALGTSPFGVDTEATKIGKEYRLLSQTAGYLLNSPPRQRMGFFFDELPETGSPKGKQKWTKVFGNIEVIIERAFVFGKPGPGGGMIIQLYDETSYRFLVVGRGFQVRFRGLDDTVTFTGILEAQEKEVDSETGELRTLRVLNGDETRSGEFLIMPNEDPDYGGFPIAVTIPAKTYIAEVEAYTICEKKI
- a CDS encoding uncharacterized protein (transcript_id=CADANIAT00010300), with the protein product MACGAIHCAGKAIAAPADGFRHGLDQLRYIEMNGGISGPGGSLEPSMGLEPNTCGEVYCFYSTSIRWCNEDKKHYKTMLYQHIREGAQDVYHKCLTKYKGKDVSGGVIDHNDNWSVIVQEDARCKH
- a CDS encoding uncharacterized protein (transcript_id=CADANIAT00010301), with product MYFNNSTRALLVVVAVFAVMVSGHHVRCAGKALAAPTKDLKDAITYLRAMADGKLWHSGDIPAPPKVHTLRPNSCEQIACIQNAEVRWCNDDTTKSRSMEVKHIAEGASVLLNECKDIYKGEEVAGGLLTHPDKWSVIVQEPAKCKVHTWQG